In a single window of the Mustela nigripes isolate SB6536 chromosome 17, MUSNIG.SB6536, whole genome shotgun sequence genome:
- the HAUS5 gene encoding HAUS augmin-like complex subunit 5, with protein MELMQEARELGCWATEEMGAPVAARAPESTLRRLCLGQGADIWAYVLRHVHSQRSVKKIRGNLLWYGHQDSPEAHRKLELEATVAHLRAEIQELDQSLELMEQETEAQDMALEQALQNIQDTQRRALLLQAQAGAMRRQQRGLQDPMQRLQNQLRRLQDIERKAKVDISFGPLTSAALGLEPVVLGDVRRACTLRTQFLQKLLIPQAKGGSVPTPRDDYFGASYQQWLSSVETLLTNHPPGHVLASLEHLAAERETEIRSLCSPDGLRDTEMDRSQAPDQSDSSQALPSMEHLIQEGWRAVGVLVAQRGPLLKERQTLTQRLQGLLEEVERYAPGSSERQAFMLGLRGCGLWAELKALRAQSQELEEVAGRRQLLLQELQAKQQRILHWRRLVEETQEQVRLLIKGNSASKTRLCRSPAEVLALIQRKVVPTSEVVAPQSQELLRCLEEEARHLPHLLLGPLLRHSPGGLQPLPTVLPSIHQLHPASPRGSSLIVLSHTLGLPAGKAPELLLPKAASLRQDLLFLQDQQSLRCWDLLHVKTSLPPGPSTQELLQIRASQEKEQKDNLGQALKQLENVLKQALERIPKLQGVVEDWWEQPGQAALSEELCQGLSLPQWRLRWVQAQGALQQLCR; from the exons ATGGAGTTAATGCAAGAAGCGCGGGAACTGGGCTGCTGGGCGACGGAAGAGATGGGAGCGCCCGTCGCAGCCCGAGCCCCGGAGTCGACGCTGCGCAG ACTGTGTCTGGGCCAAGGGGCCGACATCTGGGCCTATGTCTTGCGGCATGTGCACAGCCAGAG GAGTGTCAAGAAGATCCGGGGAAACCTACTCTG GTATGGCCACCAGGACAGTCCAGAG GCCCATCGGAAGCTGGAGCTGGAAGCCACTGTTGCTCACCTGCGGGCAGAGATCCAGGAATTAGACCAGAGCCTGGAGCTGATGGAGCAAGAGACCGAAGCTCAGG ACATGGCCCTGGAGCAAGCCCTGCAGAACATTCAAGACACCCAGCGTCGCGCTCTCCTCCTCCAGGCCCAAGCTGGGGCCATGAGAAGGCAGCAGCGTGGACTGCAGGATCCCATGCAGCGGCTGCAGAATCAGCTGAGGCGTCTACAGGACATAGAGAG GAAGGCCAAAGTAGATATATCTTTTGGACCCTTGACATCAGCAGCCCTGGGCCTCGAACCTGTGGTCCTG GGTGATGTCCGAAGAGCCTGCACCCTCCGGACCCAGTTCTTGCAGAAACTCTTAATTCCTCAGGCCAAGGGAGGCAGCGTCCC AACCCCTCGAGATGACTACTTTGGAGCTTCCTACCAGCAGTGGCTTAGCTCTGTGGAG ACACTGCTGACAAACCATCCTCCGGGTCATGTCCTGGCCTCCTTGGAGCACTTGGCTGCAGAGCGGGAGACAGAGATTCGGTCCCTGTGCAGTCCAGATGGGCTCCGAGATACAGAGATGGACAG GTCCCAGGCACCAGACCAGTCAGACTCCAGCCAGGCCCTGCCATCCATGGAGCATCTCATCCAG GAGGGCTGGCGGGCTGTGGGTGTACTGGTTGCCCAGCGGGGCCCCCTTCTGAAGGAGCGTCAAACCCTGACCCAGCGCCTCCAAGGCCTGttggaggaggtggagagatATGCCCCAGGATCCAGTGAGAG GCAGGCCTTCATGCTGGGGCTCCGTGGCTGTGGCCTATGGGCAGAGCTCAAGGCCCTGCGTGCCCagagccaggagctggaggaggtggCTGGGCGGCGGCAGCTTTTGCTGCAGGAGCTACAGGCCAAACAGCAGCGGATCCTGCACTGGCGCCGGCTGGTG GAGGAGACACAGGAACAGGTCCGCCTCCTCATCAAGGGCAACTCAGCCAGCAAGACACGCCTGTGCCGGAGCCCTGCAGAG GTGCTGGCTCTGATTCAGCGAAAAGTGGTCCCCACATCTGAGGTGGTGGCACCACAGAGTCAGGAGCTGCTTCGCTGTCTGGAGGAGGAAGCCCGGCATCTTCCGCACCTTCTGCTGGGTCCCCTGCTTCGGCACAGCCCTGGAGG ATTACAGCCCCTGCCCACGGTCCTGCCATCCATCCACCAGCTGCATCCTGCGTCCCCGAGGGGCTCCAGCCTCATAGTGCTGAGCCACACACTGGGGCTGCCTGCAGGGAAG gctCCGGAACTGCTCCTCCCAAAGGCTGCCTCTCTTCGCCAGGACCTTTTGTTCCTCCAGGACCAGCAGAGTCTCCGGTGCTGGGATCTGCTGCACGTGAAGACCAGCCTGCCACCAGGACCATCCACCCAGG AGCTGCTGCAGATCCGGGCATCccaggaaaaggaacagaaagacaATCTGGGGCAGGCTCTGAAGCAGCTGGAGAACGTGCTGAAACAAGCGCTGGAGCGAATCCCCAAGCTACAGGGGGTTGTGGAGGACTG GTGGGAGCAGCCAGGCCAAGCTGCCCTGTCCGAGGAGCTCTGCCAGGGCCTGTCCCTGCCCCAGTGGCGGCTGCGCTGGGTCCAGGCCCAAGGTGCCCTGCAGCAGCTGTGCAGATGA